Genomic segment of Pochonia chlamydosporia 170 chromosome 1, whole genome shotgun sequence:
TCTGGATGAACAAAGTAATCACATTGATTGTTCATGAGTTGCCTTGGGCATGACACATCTGCCGTGAACCGACCGTGGACCTACGATGATTCGGGCTGGTTGATAAGTTCATGCCTGCCAGACTTTTGAACGAGATGCTCACCTCCTGAGAGTCCATCACCGTCATCCGAGTTTGCTCACCAGCCCCTTCCTTGCCAAGTGTCCTGTGTAACAACCATCTGGTGGTTTGCAAACTGCCAGGCGTTGATATGCGCAATAAAGATTGACGTACCCATAGGACGTATTAGCGGGCCCAGGATGCTGTATCCCAGACTGAACAACATTTGCCCGTGGAAATACGACATCTGATTGCCGATTGTGCAGCCGACATAGTTCAATATCCTCGTCTCCTGAGCCCCGTGGCCGCATTTCCCATGGACCAACTAATTTGATCTCAACCCGAACAGCATCACAGTCACGACGCCACCTACAGTACTTCTATTGGATACACTTGGTGAAATCAAGGTGAATTTATTTCAAATACTTATTGCTATTGTGCAAGCGAGTTCAACTGTGTGGCCGCAAAGGCAGTTGATCAGCACAGACTCAGATCAGAACAAACCTCCACTTCATACAACCCTGACAGCTACGACAATCTTGCCACATCTCTTACATAGCAGCAGGCTGggcatcatcggcatcttcCATACCCTTCTTGCCTCCTTTCTTACCTCCCTTCTTGTGACCCTTACCCTTGTGGCCCTTTGGTGCCTCTGATGCCGAAGGAGTACCAGTAGCAGTAGTAGGCTGTTCGCCAACCTGCATCTTATTCATAGGCGTAGCCTCAGCAGTCTACCAGCAAGGTCAGCACATAGACTCAACCTCAAAATTGTTGACTCCGTTCTAGAATCACTTACAGCGTCTGCGCTTCCTTTCTTCCCACCCTTCTTATGGCCCTTGCCTTTATGTCCATCGACGTCCTCAGAGGGTGTAGGAGAACCCATGGGAGGTGGCATACGAGCCTCCATCTTGCCCATGGAAAGCAGGTCGTCCTACAGAAAGCGTCAGAATGGTGTAGGTGTAGAAGATTCATGATTATGCTTACGACCGGCAGAGACGGGAGAGCACCGCTGGGCATGGCAGGCGTTGCATCAGAACATCCAGTAGCAGAAGCAGAGGCACTATGTTTCTTGTTGCCCCCATGGTGCTGGTCCATTGGAGTAGCGAGGGCCATTCCGAGGAAGGCAGTGATGACGGCGATTGTGAACTTCATGGTGGTTATGTTGTGAACGAacttttgttttgcaaaCTTGGAGTAGTGATTATTGTAAGTGCGAGTGACTTGGGTTCTGAGAGACGGAGGTACCAGCGAACAGGACTCCTTTTATACTTCTAATGATGCGGCATGCTCTTCCTTTGCGACTTGCATTCGGAGTTACAGAATATCATGATTCGTACGCTTCGTGCGTTCATTCCTCCCGATGGCAGAGAAGCGGCATCGTGAAAGTCAACCTTACGTGAAATTGGGTCAGTCCATAGCTACACGGAAAAGAATAGCCGTGATTTCATGCTGTCGTAATTGATGGCTATTCCCAAGACCTTTGGCGGGTGGACGTTGCAGTACAAGGGAGACTGATTCCTACACCCGCCAATCACAAATGTGATGTCTTGGAAGATCAATAAATGAATGCAGATGGAAGATCGGCGGGTTTCAGAAACCAGTGCCTCCAACAGAGGAAACATGGCAAGAGAAGATTAAAGTCGTAGATGTGTGGGTTAAATGCTGTTGGCTGACTGTCTTACATGCCATTTGAAGCTCCGCCATTGAGGAGATGCCGATGAGCCGTACTGTTTTATAGAACGGTCAGGCTATGGAGCTTATCCCAAGCCAAGTATACAGTATTTTCCAGCTTAAACAGAAAAACATATAGAATGGGCACGAGTAAGCTCGCTATGAATGGCAATTATATACTATGATCTACTGTTAATATGTTAATAGGTACAAAGGCTCCTCGCCTCAAGGATACTCAGGGACAAAATCGACCAAGTCGCTCATCTTCACTTTGTCATCCCCTTTTCGCATCCAGAGCTCATAGTGAAGCCcaaacttctccttcacGGCCgacaccaactcctcctcaCTCGTAACCAATGTACATTTATGCAACTTGCAGACAGCCTCCACATATCCCCGTTTCTGATAACCTGGCATTGCACAGACAATGACGTTTCTTGACTTGGCGCTTAGCCCCAATTCCAGCAGACTGATCGGCGCGAGTGTACTGCCATGGAAAAAGACTACAACTATGTCTGCCGTTTCCCGCATTTTCATTTCCCAGTCGACTTGGTCCGCCCAGCGCTGGTCGGAGGCGTCCTCTTTCCAAGTCTCATCCCAGTCCTTGCGGGTAGGGTCGAGGAATGTGATTTTGGAGTTGGCTAGGCGGTTGACGAGGTTTTTGCGCCAGTTGTCGCCATTGGGaagtggtgttgtggttCCGGCGAGGAATATGGATGGTCGGGGGAAGTTTTTAGGTGTATCTGGTGCGTGGATGACGTTACCTTCCATCTTGTATGCTCTTTTTATGGtacttgttcttgttggcgagAATTGTGTTGGTGATACATCATAAATTACAgcttgttggttgtggtAGGATTTTATATCGTGGACTTGCTTGATGCATAAACATGAGTATATTCCCAAATGAATCCTTTGTTTAATTAAACAATCGTAAACATACGACTTTCTTTTCATCGCTGTTCACTTCAGGCACAAGCAATGTAGCCAACATGCAAACTATTGTCCCGTGGAAATCCAAGCCTTTGGTCGGATTCACGATGAAACACAACGTCAAATGATGGCTGCCAAAATGGGAGGATTTGTTTGAAAGGTGCGATTGAGCTGTCATGTGGATTTACCCCAACCTTGGAGCTTAAACAAGACATCTTTGACGAATGTTCCAATCAAGTGAGGCTTTGACCCCCCATCACTTGAAGCTAcccctcaacctcctcctcaactctCAAAGTCAATACATGAGCTGCTGCCACTTGAATCAATTTAATACTGCCACCTAGCCTTTCACTCATGTAACTCTTTTATCCTGCAATATCAATAGGCTACGGTCTTGGCATCTCGCCGCTCGTGCACGTCCCAGGACTTTTTTCCATTGTACCAAGTTGCATCAATCCGACTCCCATGTATAAATAAACCGCTTTGTCTCACGAAACTGCCGTTTCATCCGCACCTCCATTCCAGCATCGTCTCAAATTACACAATCGACCATCCAAACAATCCAGCTCTCACAACAAGCCATTTCTTACAGAACAGCATTCCGTCTTAGCTCACCATGTCCATCCCACCCACACACCCAATCTCCCTGCCAGATTGGAGCAACGTCGACGTCATCCATCGCAACACTCTCCCACCCCGAAGCAACTTCTACCTCTACCATAGCGAAGCAGCCGCCCTCACGCGGGACGTCACCAACGCGAAAGCGCAATGTCTCTCTGGGAAATGGAAATTCCACTTGTCGAGATCGCCGTTCGAGGGGCCACGGGACTTTCACAAACCACACTTCCGTGGCGATGAGTTCAAGGACATTGTCGTCCCGGGAATGTGGCAGCTTCAAGGGTTCGGAAAGGGTCCGCATTACACTAATTATCTGTATCCGTGGCCGGTTGATCCACCTAATGTATCGTACCAGGAGAATGAATGTGGTCGATACATGACCTCCTTTACGGTTGACAAGTCGTTTGCAGAGCATCAGCTTCGATTGCGCTTCGAGGGTGTGGATTCTTCATATACGGTTTGGGTCAATGGGAAGGAGGTTGGTTACTCGCAGGGTTCTAGAAATCCGAGTGAGTTTGATGTGACGGAGTTTATACAAGTCGGCAAAGAGAATCATCTAGCAGTGGAAGTGTACCAACGCTGCGATGGGAGCTACATTGAGGATCAGGATCAGTGGTGGCTCAGCGGTATCTTTAGGGATGTTTACCTCCATGCTTTTCCAAAGGTGCATCCCGTCGATTTTCACGTTATCACGGGCCTGGATGAAAAGTTTGAGGATGCAACTCTGCGAGTCAAAGTCGATGTTAGTGCCTCCTGCACCGTGGAACTCAAGCTCCTCGACGGACAACAAAAGAAAGTTGCCTCCCATACCATGAAAGTTTCCAAGCCGGACGAATTCAAACTCGACATTAAATCCCCTCACAAGTGGACAGCAGAAACACCATATTTATACTCGCTGGTGCTCAATTTTCTCGATGGTACCGGGTGCAGTCTAATGCAACGAGTTGGGTTCCGCAAAACAGGCTTAATCGATGGCGTCTTTTGCATCAACGGCAATCCCGTCAAGTTCAGGGGCGTCAACAGACACGAACACCACCCCGATCATGGCCGTGCCGTGCCATACGAGTTTATGCGCAGGGACCTGCTCATCATGAAGAACCACAATATCAACGCTATCCGCACGTCTCATCAGATAAACGACCCGCGTTTATACGATGTAGCTGATGAGCTTGGACTCTGGATTCTCGACGAGGCGGATTTGGAATGTCATGGTTTTGCTGCCGTTGATGGCGACGCCGCCAGCTATACATCTGATAATCCTACCTGGAAAGAGCAATATGTCGACAGAGCTCGACAGATGGTAGCTCGTGACAAGAACCATGCATGTGTAATCATGTGGTCTCTTGGCAATGAAGCATTCTATGGAAGGAATCACCAAGCCATGTATGATACGATCAAGGCCATGGATGACACGCGGCTGGTCCATTACGAGGGAGATTGGAATGCCCAAACGGTGGACATATACAGTCGCATGTATTCGGACATTGATTACGTTGAGTCGGTTGCCAAAGAGAGAGATTGGAAGAAGCCGCTTGTGCTTTGTGAATTTCTTCACTCGATGGGCAATTCAGAAGGCAATGCCAAGGAGTACATTGATTTGTTTTACAAGCACCCAAGGTTGATGGGCGGGTTTGTATGGGAGTGGGCGAATCATGTGAGAATTCAATTTTTCATCAGAGTATCTTGGGGCTGTAAGAATTCATGGCTAACCGTCGGCAGGGTCTTCGTACCaagaatgaagatggcgaggagTTCATGGCATATGGAGGTGACTTTGGAGACGAGCCCAACGACTACAATTTTGTCATGGACGGCTTGTTGTATTCTGAACATACCGTGAGCTCCAACATTACCGAATACGCCAAGGCAATCGAACCTGTTCAGACACTTTCCCTGCATCAGCACAAAATTACAGTCGCGAATCGCTATGATTTCCTGACTCTAGATCATTTGACCGCAACTTGGTCCGCTGTTTCCGATGGGAACGAGTTGGCAGTTGGCCCTGTCAAAATACCAAGAGGTAAGCAGGGAGAAGTGACACACCCAAAGCCAACTACTGCAAAGCCTGCAAGCTAATATGCATGATTCGATAGGAATTAAACCACATGCGGAGGCAGTTGTGACGGCAGAGGGATTTCACAACGGAATGTTGAAAGAAGTCCACGGCGAAGCATATCTGCAAATCAAGTTCAGATTGAAGCACGACTCCTTTTGGGCGCCTGCTGGACACCTAGTGTCGACCGGAGAACTTCGGGTGTCACGGCCGCTGTCAGTCAATGCCATCCAGTCTGTTGAGCCGCCGATGCCGAAACCAACCATGCAAATGGCGTCAGATTCGCTTGTCAATATTACTTCGGTCTCTGGGGACTCGACATGGGCAATAAACACGGTCACCGGTACCCTTGTAAGCTGGAAACGCAGAGGCCTTCCTAATTCTGAAGTAATCAGTCAGCCCATTACAATGGATTTTTATCGTGCACTGACCGACAATGATCGCGGCGGCCACGGACGGGAGTGGGTGGACAGACGACTTCATCAAACGTCTATGCACGTAAAGGAAGTTCGGTTTcaagaagtccaagatgGTATTGTAGTGGAAGTAAAACACAGGATAGCACCTCCTGCCCTACTATGGGCTGTTGATACGACGTGGACGTACCACTTCCGTGGAGAGTCTCTGGCTATCAACGTCAAGGGAAAGCCTCACGGTATGGGCTTACCATCGACATTCGCACGCATTGGCATCACCCTGGGCCTTGCCGGGGCGGAACGGGCCAAATGGTGGGGCCGCGGTCCGGGAGAGTCATACCGAGATAAGAAGTACTCTCAACTCTTTGGAAATTGGGAGTCAACCATAGATGACCTTTGGGTGGATTACGAATTCCCCCAGGATGGTGGTAACAGAACTGATGTCCGCTGGGTTGAATTGCTAGGCCAGCAAGGTAGGTTGCTGCGAGCCAATTTTGGGGACTTGGACGGTGCAAGCTTCTCGGCGATGCATTACTCAACGAAAGACATCGATGATTGCACTCATCCGTACGAGCTTCACAAGCGAAAACGCAGTGACACGATTGTGAGACTTGACTGGGTACACCATGGATTAGGCACCGGGTCGTGTGGCCCATGGACCTTGCCTCGGTATTCGTTGAAGACTGATCACGAATTTGACTTTGATCTGCTTTTGGACTAGATGTAGCGTTCATTGGTATGGACGAGCAAGGTTGCTGTATTTTGTGGCGGCAGCGTGGGCAGATGCGAATGCATCAGGTATTCTGCCTGCTGTGAAATTGATCACGGGCTCTGTACAGTATTCAAGGTGTGACAGGTCATGTTCTTGGTGACACAATTGTAACAGGTTTCTGTCCAGTTCAAAGCATGTATTCGTGACTTGAATGTTTGCAATTGCTGACTGCTGACCGATGAGCTGTTGTGTCATTGACTTTCTATTGCTAGCGACAAGCGGTGTCTCGAACAAGTCATTGCGGTCTGAGGGCCGGACGTCGGAGCTCTTGGATATCGGTGATGGATAGCGAGATTTATTACTGCAGCTTGCAGGGGCCATTTCGCGGCTCAGGGCATGCACGGTGAAATACCTATAAAAGAGCGGTCCTGTCAAAATCTTGCGCTCCCCAGCGATGGCTCGCCCAATGCTACCCAAGTCATATTTTGGGTTGAATGCACGAATGCACAGAGCCCTTACCGACTGTGAAGAGAAGCGATTTCGAGAGCAATCATGACACCGGTGGTCACACTCACCACGGCCATTCCCGAATCTTCGTGGGTGCCGACTGGAGGATGTCGAGGTTGTGACAGGATTCGAACACAAGAGGCCAGGGGACGAGAGCAGCGGATGGGCGTAGTTGTAGGGTTGAAGAATACTGTGTCTGAGAACTCGACTGGTGAGTCCTTGAAGCTTCCGTGACTTTTCTTCTCAAGTATCAAGCGTCAAGCATCCACTCCGACA
This window contains:
- a CDS encoding nucleoside 2-deoxyribosyltransferase domain-containing protein: MEGNVIHAPDTPKNFPRPSIFLAGTTTPLPNGDNWRKNLVNRLANSKITFLDPTRKDWDETWKEDASDQRWADQVDWEMKMRETADIVVVFFHGSTLAPISLLELGLSAKSRNVIVCAMPGYQKRGYVEAVCKLHKCTLVTSEEELVSAVKEKFGLHYELWMRKGDDKVKMSDLVDFVPEYP
- a CDS encoding beta-galactosidase (similar to Neosartorya fischeri NRRL 181 XP_001259224.1), whose amino-acid sequence is MSIPPTHPISLPDWSNVDVIHRNTLPPRSNFYLYHSEAAALTRDVTNAKAQCLSGKWKFHLSRSPFEGPRDFHKPHFRGDEFKDIVVPGMWQLQGFGKGPHYTNYLYPWPVDPPNVSYQENECGRYMTSFTVDKSFAEHQLRLRFEGVDSSYTVWVNGKEVGYSQGSRNPSEFDVTEFIQVGKENHLAVEVYQRCDGSYIEDQDQWWLSGIFRDVYLHAFPKVHPVDFHVITGLDEKFEDATLRVKVDVSASCTVELKLLDGQQKKVASHTMKVSKPDEFKLDIKSPHKWTAETPYLYSLVLNFLDGTGCSLMQRVGFRKTGLIDGVFCINGNPVKFRGVNRHEHHPDHGRAVPYEFMRRDLLIMKNHNINAIRTSHQINDPRLYDVADELGLWILDEADLECHGFAAVDGDAASYTSDNPTWKEQYVDRARQMVARDKNHACVIMWSLGNEAFYGRNHQAMYDTIKAMDDTRLVHYEGDWNAQTVDIYSRMYSDIDYVESVAKERDWKKPLVLCEFLHSMGNSEGNAKEYIDLFYKHPRLMGGFVWEWANHGLRTKNEDGEEFMAYGGDFGDEPNDYNFVMDGLLYSEHTVSSNITEYAKAIEPVQTLSLHQHKITVANRYDFLTLDHLTATWSAVSDGNELAVGPVKIPRGIKPHAEAVVTAEGFHNGMLKEVHGEAYLQIKFRLKHDSFWAPAGHLVSTGELRVSRPLSVNAIQSVEPPMPKPTMQMASDSLVNITSVSGDSTWAINTVTGTLVSWKRRGLPNSEVISQPITMDFYRALTDNDRGGHGREWVDRRLHQTSMHVKEVRFQEVQDGIVVEVKHRIAPPALLWAVDTTWTYHFRGESLAINVKGKPHGMGLPSTFARIGITLGLAGAERAKWWGRGPGESYRDKKYSQLFGNWESTIDDLWVDYEFPQDGGNRTDVRWVELLGQQGRLLRANFGDLDGASFSAMHYSTKDIDDCTHPYELHKRKRSDTIVRLDWVHHGLGTGSCGPWTLPRYSLKTDHEFDFDLLLD